From the Homo sapiens chromosome 1, GRCh38.p14 Primary Assembly genome, one window contains:
- the RPS27 gene encoding small ribosomal subunit protein eS27 isoform 1 (isoform 1 is encoded by transcript variant 1) — protein MPLAKDLLHPSPEEEKRKHKKKRLVQSPNSYFMDVKCPGCYKITTVFSHAQTVVLCVGCSTVLCQPTGGKARLTEGCSFRRKQH, from the exons ATGCCT CTCGCAAAGGATCTCCTTCATCCCTCtccagaagaggagaagaggaaacaCAAGAAGAAACGCCTGGTGCAGAGCCCCAATTCCTACTTCATGGATGTGAAATGCCCAG GATGCTATAAAATCACCACGGTCTTTAGCCATGCACAAACGGTAGTTTTGTGTGTTGGCTGCTCCACTGTCCTCTGCCAGCCTACAGGAGGAAAAGCAAGGCTTACAGAAG GATGTTCCTTCAGGAGGAAGCAGCACTAA
- the JTB gene encoding protein JTB precursor, with the protein MLAGAGRPGLPQGRHLCWLLCAFTLKLCQAEAPVQEEKLSASTSNLPCWLVEEFVVAEECSPCSNFRAKTTPECGPTGYVEKITCSSSKRNEFKSCRSALMEQRLFWKFEGAVVCVALIFACLVIIRQRQLDRKALEKVRKQIESI; encoded by the exons ATGCTTGCGGGTGCCGGGAGGCCTGGCCTCCCCCAGGGCCGCCACCTCTGCTGGTTGCTCTGTGCTTTCACCTTAAAGCTCTG CCAAGCAGAGGCTCCCGTGCAGGAAGAGAAGCTGTCAG CAAGCACCTCAAATTTGCCATGCTGGCTGGTGGAAGAGTTTGTGGTAGCAGAAGAGTGCTCTCCATGCTCTAATTTCCGGGCT AAAACTACCCCTGAGTGTGGTCCCACAGGATATGTAGAGAAAATCACATGCAGCTCATCTAAGAGAAATGAGTTCAAAAG CTGCCGCTCAGCTTTGATGGAACAACGCTTATTTTGGAAGTTCGAAGGGGCTGTCGTGTGTGTGGCCCTGATCTTCGCTTGTCTTGTCATCATTCGTCAGCGACAATTGGACAGAAAGGCTCTGGAAAAGGTCCGGAAGCAAATCGAGTCCATATAG
- the RAB13 gene encoding ras-related protein Rab-13 isoform 1 (isoform 1 is encoded by transcript variant 1), translating into MAKAYDHLFKLLLIGDSGVGKTCLIIRFAEDNFNNTYISTIGIDFKIRTVDIEGKKIKLQVWDTAGQERFKTITTAYYRGAMGIILVYDITDEKSFENIQNWMKSIKENASAGVERLLLGNKCDMEAKRKVQKEQADKLAREHGIRFFETSAKSSMNVDEAFSSLARDILLKSGGRRSGNGNKPPSTDLKTCDKKNTNKCSLG; encoded by the exons ATGGCCAAAGCCTACGACCACCTCTTCAAGTTGCTGCTGATCGGGGACTCGGGGGTGGGCAAGACTTGTCTGATCATTCGCTTTGCAGAGGACAACTTCAACAACACTTACATCTCCACCATCG GAATTGATTTCAAGATCCGCACTGTGGATATagaggggaagaagatcaaactACAAGTCTG GGACACGGCTGGCCAAGAGCGGTTCAAGACAATAACTACTGCCTACTACCGTGGAGCCATG GGCATTATCCTAGTATACGACATCACGGATGAGAAATCTTTCGAGAATATTCAGAACTGGATGAAAAGCATCAAGGAG AATGCCTCGGCTGGGGTGGAGCGCCTCTTGCTGGGGAACAAATGTGACATGGAGGCCAAGAGGAAGGTGCAGAAGGAGCAGGCCGATAAG TTGGCTCGAGAGCATGGAATCCGATTTTTCGAAACTAGTGCTAAATCCAGTATGAATGTGGATGAG GCTTTTAGTTCCCTGGCCCGGGACATCTTGCTCAAGTCAGGAGGCCGGAGATCA GGAAACGGCAACAAGCCTCCCAGTACTGACCTGAAAACTTGTGACAAGAAGAACACCAACAAGTGCTCCCTGGGCTGA
- the RAB13 gene encoding ras-related protein Rab-13 isoform 2 (isoform 2 is encoded by transcript variant 2), whose product MGIILVYDITDEKSFENIQNWMKSIKENASAGVERLLLGNKCDMEAKRKVQKEQADKLAREHGIRFFETSAKSSMNVDEAFSSLARDILLKSGGRRSGNGNKPPSTDLKTCDKKNTNKCSLG is encoded by the exons ATG GGCATTATCCTAGTATACGACATCACGGATGAGAAATCTTTCGAGAATATTCAGAACTGGATGAAAAGCATCAAGGAG AATGCCTCGGCTGGGGTGGAGCGCCTCTTGCTGGGGAACAAATGTGACATGGAGGCCAAGAGGAAGGTGCAGAAGGAGCAGGCCGATAAG TTGGCTCGAGAGCATGGAATCCGATTTTTCGAAACTAGTGCTAAATCCAGTATGAATGTGGATGAG GCTTTTAGTTCCCTGGCCCGGGACATCTTGCTCAAGTCAGGAGGCCGGAGATCA GGAAACGGCAACAAGCCTCCCAGTACTGACCTGAAAACTTGTGACAAGAAGAACACCAACAAGTGCTCCCTGGGCTGA
- the RPS27 gene encoding small ribosomal subunit protein eS27 isoform 2 (isoform 2 is encoded by transcript variant 2): MDVKCPGCYKITTVFSHAQTVVLCVGCSTVLCQPTGGKARLTEGCSFRRKQH, from the exons ATGGATGTGAAATGCCCAG GATGCTATAAAATCACCACGGTCTTTAGCCATGCACAAACGGTAGTTTTGTGTGTTGGCTGCTCCACTGTCCTCTGCCAGCCTACAGGAGGAAAAGCAAGGCTTACAGAAG GATGTTCCTTCAGGAGGAAGCAGCACTAA